From the Solibacillus sp. FSL R5-0449 genome, one window contains:
- a CDS encoding amino acid permease encodes MEQQELKRDLKNRHVQLIAIGGTIGTGLFLGSGKAISLAGPSIIFAYLIVGTALFFVMRALGELLLSKGGYASFTEFATEYLGDWAGYITGWTYWFCWIMTAMADIIAVGMYTQYWFDIPQWVPAIACLVVLLFLNLLTVKLFGELEFWFALIKIITIVALIAIGIVLLIIGFETDTGKVAVSNLWEHGGLFPNGAFGFLMAFQMVVFAFVGVELVGVAAAETANPPKNIPSAINKIPVRILLFYVGALFVILTINPWDTLSAASSPFVQVFALVGIPIAAGLINFVVLTSAASAGNSGMFSTSRMLFSLSNNKQAPKAYGKLNKNAVPQNGLLFSAVVVSIGALLSYMMPDDAFSIVTTISAICFIWVWSIILISHIIYKKRHPDLHKTSIFKAPLTPFINYLILAFFLFLLIIMGISESTRTSLLLTPLWFIALFVLYKIRKK; translated from the coding sequence TTGGAACAACAAGAATTAAAGCGCGATCTGAAAAATCGCCACGTTCAGTTAATCGCGATTGGAGGAACAATCGGAACGGGGTTGTTTTTAGGGTCAGGTAAAGCGATCTCACTTGCAGGACCTTCTATTATCTTTGCATACTTAATCGTTGGAACCGCACTATTTTTCGTCATGCGTGCACTTGGCGAATTGCTTTTATCAAAAGGCGGCTATGCTTCATTTACCGAGTTCGCCACTGAATACTTAGGGGATTGGGCAGGTTATATTACCGGCTGGACTTACTGGTTCTGCTGGATTATGACGGCAATGGCGGACATTATCGCTGTCGGCATGTACACGCAGTACTGGTTCGACATCCCGCAATGGGTACCGGCTATTGCATGTTTAGTTGTATTGCTTTTTTTGAACTTATTGACGGTCAAACTGTTCGGAGAGCTGGAATTTTGGTTTGCGTTGATTAAAATTATCACAATTGTGGCGTTGATCGCGATAGGTATTGTGTTATTGATCATTGGCTTTGAAACAGATACAGGCAAAGTGGCTGTATCGAATTTATGGGAGCATGGCGGATTATTCCCGAATGGTGCATTTGGATTTTTAATGGCGTTCCAAATGGTAGTCTTTGCATTCGTTGGGGTTGAATTAGTAGGGGTAGCGGCTGCTGAAACGGCAAACCCGCCGAAGAACATCCCATCTGCGATTAATAAAATTCCCGTTCGAATACTGCTGTTTTATGTAGGGGCATTATTCGTCATTTTAACAATCAATCCGTGGGATACATTAAGCGCAGCAAGCTCGCCGTTCGTTCAGGTTTTCGCATTGGTAGGGATCCCGATTGCTGCAGGGTTAATTAACTTTGTTGTACTGACATCAGCTGCTTCTGCAGGGAATAGTGGGATGTTCTCAACGAGCCGAATGCTGTTCAGTTTAAGTAATAATAAACAAGCACCGAAAGCTTACGGTAAATTAAACAAAAATGCGGTGCCGCAAAATGGTCTGTTATTTTCTGCAGTTGTCGTTTCAATCGGTGCACTGCTAAGCTATATGATGCCGGACGATGCATTCAGTATCGTGACAACAATTAGTGCGATTTGTTTTATTTGGGTTTGGAGCATTATTCTGATTTCGCATATTATTTACAAAAAGCGTCATCCGGATTTACATAAAACTTCAATTTTCAAAGCACCTTTAACACCATTCATCAACTATTTAATATTGGCATTCTTTTTGTTTTTATTAATAATTATGGGCATTTCCGAGTCTACAAGAACTTCACTGCTCTTAACACCGTTATGGTTTATCGCGCTATTTGTTCTTTATAAGATTCGTAAGAAATAA
- a CDS encoding MFS transporter, which translates to MELKKEYFYLWFGFGASKLGSWIYLIALNLLVWHLTESPAAVAGIYIIGPIARILCSFFAGSIVDRTNKRMILIVCDVFRAGIVFLMPLLSEIWLIYCLIFLANIAVCFANPSSTFMITKLVLPNDRLRFNAINSMLGSGSFMIGPALSGAIIAMSSTATAMWVNGFMLLFSAFMMYLLPNQEIKSSTQSTVLTLIVIRNDFRTVWEFISQQKSLLKFFVLYSTALMICFSLDSQEMSFLKDFHKVTDSVYGIIVGITGIGAIVGGYLAARFVKKLSLVSYIGVGFTCTLLSYFIFYFSSNLMIAVAAFILLGLFMAFSNAGYATFYQQTIPTEIMGRFGSSLGLIESLMQISLTLIIGFLAEIYTIQLTTSIFALIGVVIACIVYFHLLNNKPLFIKEELT; encoded by the coding sequence TTGGAGTTAAAAAAAGAGTATTTTTATTTGTGGTTCGGGTTTGGTGCTTCAAAACTGGGCAGCTGGATTTACTTGATCGCACTCAATCTATTAGTCTGGCATTTGACCGAGTCACCTGCTGCTGTCGCGGGCATCTATATTATTGGTCCGATTGCCCGCATTTTGTGCAGCTTTTTTGCCGGCTCGATCGTCGACAGAACGAATAAAAGGATGATCTTGATTGTTTGTGATGTTTTCCGCGCCGGGATTGTCTTTTTGATGCCGCTGCTTTCGGAAATTTGGCTTATTTACTGTTTGATCTTTTTGGCCAATATCGCCGTCTGTTTTGCAAATCCGAGCAGTACATTTATGATTACAAAACTTGTTTTGCCAAATGATCGCCTGCGTTTTAATGCGATCAACAGCATGCTCGGTTCAGGGAGCTTTATGATCGGGCCTGCGCTAAGTGGTGCCATAATCGCCATGAGCAGTACTGCGACGGCGATGTGGGTGAATGGGTTTATGCTATTGTTTAGCGCATTTATGATGTATCTACTGCCAAATCAGGAAATCAAGTCATCCACGCAGTCAACTGTACTTACACTTATTGTTATCCGAAATGATTTTAGGACTGTGTGGGAATTTATCTCGCAACAGAAATCGCTGCTTAAATTTTTCGTTTTGTATTCAACAGCACTGATGATTTGTTTTTCACTCGATTCACAGGAAATGTCATTTTTAAAAGACTTTCATAAAGTGACGGATTCTGTATACGGCATCATTGTAGGAATAACAGGAATCGGTGCCATTGTCGGTGGCTATTTGGCTGCCCGATTCGTGAAAAAACTGTCGCTCGTCTCGTACATCGGCGTCGGGTTTACATGTACATTACTTTCCTACTTTATATTTTACTTTTCGTCGAATCTAATGATTGCGGTCGCTGCATTTATTCTACTCGGACTGTTCATGGCGTTCAGCAATGCAGGCTACGCGACATTTTACCAGCAAACAATCCCGACTGAAATAATGGGACGGTTCGGCAGTTCATTAGGATTGATTGAAAGCTTGATGCAAATCTCTTTAACTTTAATCATCGGGTTTTTGGCGGAAATCTACACAATTCAGCTGACAACAAGCATCTTCGCTTTGATTGGCGTTGTCATTGCATGTATCGTCTATTTCCATCTGTTGAACAACAAACCATTGTTTATAAAGGAGGAGCTTACTTGA
- a CDS encoding sugar-phosphatase gives METNEQAWGKLLKYYRQKKKQKQDDVAFGICTPSYLSRIENGIVVAEHSMYEQLFKNLGIDLNKLEQQLQGQTTFLEQLYEKLLSNIELTADEIEQLTAMQNDEHPLEQQLMAKLVYARFLYSIKEDDQARTILLEMEPFISWKKDRITQLFVAITAFGHLSFQEFEQLSIKEENDQLSQFLSNAHPFELANYHYHIAFANHRSYKLQKALEHIEMAQQFFTHQYKPLFQLKLYSMKGVIFNDAHRFQEALKEFEAGLNLLANVPSIQTPMQWSSLHNNIAYCYECQENFTEAAKHYKSANDYDEDLHSAINWMRTCFAQKDFDQLHILLKRYEEQQFIVPHHIYQRRLLAYAVEDEITIRGLKLLEEEAFPHFSEQQYYSLTLFYAPLWAGFYEQLHAYKQASHCFKQALDASEKIRQRMSS, from the coding sequence ATGGAAACTAATGAACAAGCTTGGGGAAAGTTATTAAAATATTATCGGCAAAAAAAGAAGCAAAAACAAGATGACGTAGCTTTCGGCATCTGTACGCCTTCATATTTAAGCCGGATTGAAAACGGAATCGTCGTCGCAGAGCATTCGATGTATGAGCAGCTATTTAAAAATCTGGGCATCGATTTGAATAAGCTAGAACAACAGCTCCAAGGCCAAACAACTTTTTTGGAGCAGTTATACGAAAAATTATTGTCGAATATAGAGCTTACTGCAGATGAAATTGAACAATTAACCGCTATGCAAAATGATGAACATCCACTTGAACAGCAGCTGATGGCAAAGCTTGTGTATGCTCGCTTCCTATATTCGATAAAAGAAGATGATCAGGCGAGAACAATCCTTCTTGAAATGGAACCGTTCATCAGCTGGAAGAAAGACCGGATCACCCAGCTATTTGTAGCGATTACCGCTTTCGGGCATCTTTCTTTTCAGGAATTTGAGCAGTTGTCTATTAAAGAAGAGAACGATCAACTGTCACAATTTTTATCCAATGCTCATCCTTTTGAACTGGCTAACTACCATTATCATATCGCTTTTGCGAATCACCGAAGCTACAAGTTGCAAAAAGCGCTCGAACATATTGAAATGGCACAGCAGTTTTTCACCCACCAGTATAAACCGTTGTTTCAGCTGAAGCTTTACTCCATGAAGGGTGTAATTTTCAATGATGCACATCGATTCCAGGAAGCGCTAAAGGAGTTTGAAGCAGGGCTCAATCTGCTTGCGAATGTCCCTTCCATTCAAACACCGATGCAATGGAGCTCACTGCATAACAATATTGCGTATTGTTACGAATGCCAGGAAAACTTTACAGAAGCAGCCAAACATTATAAATCGGCAAATGACTATGATGAAGATTTGCATTCAGCCATTAACTGGATGCGCACATGCTTTGCGCAAAAGGATTTCGATCAGTTGCATATCCTGTTGAAACGCTATGAAGAACAGCAATTTATTGTACCTCATCATATTTATCAGCGCAGACTGCTAGCATATGCGGTTGAAGATGAGATTACGATCCGCGGCTTAAAATTGCTGGAGGAGGAAGCTTTTCCACATTTCAGCGAACAGCAGTATTATTCATTAACTCTGTTCTATGCTCCATTATGGGCAGGGTTTTACGAGCAGCTACACGCCTATAAACAGGCAAGCCACTGCTTTAAGCAGGCACTAGATGCAAGTGAAAAAATACGGCAGCGAATGAGCAGCTAG
- a CDS encoding GNAT family protein, which produces MFFYEVDNEIQLKLITQNDAEEIFAFIDRSRDYLREWLGWVDNTKTVEDTRDFAAMNLNKFAKREGLDTAIFYKGQFVGKVSINTINWSLKKCEIGYFLDEGYQGEGIMTRAVKGIIDIAFNEYKLGKVEIHAAVNNTKSRHIAERLGFMHEGTIRQAEWLYNHYVDHAVYGLLKDEWVGEY; this is translated from the coding sequence ATGTTCTTTTATGAAGTAGATAATGAAATACAATTAAAATTAATTACACAAAATGATGCAGAAGAAATCTTTGCTTTCATTGACCGTTCACGTGATTATTTACGTGAGTGGCTTGGTTGGGTAGATAATACGAAGACTGTTGAAGATACACGTGATTTTGCCGCGATGAATTTAAATAAATTCGCAAAGCGTGAAGGTTTGGATACAGCGATTTTTTATAAAGGGCAATTTGTCGGGAAAGTATCGATTAATACGATTAACTGGTCTCTGAAAAAATGCGAGATCGGCTATTTTTTAGATGAAGGATATCAAGGGGAAGGCATTATGACACGTGCTGTAAAAGGCATCATTGATATCGCCTTCAACGAATATAAGCTTGGAAAAGTCGAAATTCATGCTGCTGTTAACAATACGAAAAGCCGTCATATTGCGGAGCGTCTTGGTTTTATGCATGAAGGAACAATCCGTCAGGCGGAATGGCTGTACAATCATTATGTCGATCATGCGGTCTATGGTCTGTTGAAAGATGAATGGGTTGGAGAATATTAA